From a region of the Triticum aestivum cultivar Chinese Spring chromosome 7D, IWGSC CS RefSeq v2.1, whole genome shotgun sequence genome:
- the LOC123166195 gene encoding GDSL esterase/lipase At5g45910 — MASSPLLVALVMVSACFLAVSGQKFNAIYSFGDSMSDTGNLCVNGPPAGLTLTQPPYGETFFGRATCRCSDGRLVVDFLAEKFGLPLLKPSKQGGADFKQGANMAIIGATAMGSSFFQSLGVGDKIWNNGPLDTQIQWFQNLLPSVCGSSCKTYLSKSLFVLGELGGNDYNAQLFGGYTPEQAAGQSPTIVDAIGAGAEKLIGLGAMYVVIPGVLPVGCFPIYLTLYQTSNAGDYDQYGCLKRFNALSARHNSLLQSKVTSLQGKYPYAKIMYADFYSHVFDMVKSPASYGFSTNLRACCGAGGGKYNYQNGARCGMSGASACGNPSSSLSWDGIHLTEAAYKKIADGWVNGPYCHPAILS; from the exons ATGGCGTCCTCTCCGCTGCTCGTGGCGCTTGTGATGGTCTCGGCGTGCTTCCTGGCCGTGTCCGGCCAGAAGTTCAACGCCATCTACAGCTTCGGCGACTCCATGTCGGACACCGGCAACCTCTGCGTCAACGGGCCCCCCGCCGGCCTCACCCTCACCCAGCCCCCCTACGGCGAGACCTTCTTTGGCCGTGCCACCTGCCGCTGCTCCGACGGCCGCCTCGTCGTCGACTTCCTCG CCGAGAAGTTCGGGCTGCCGCTGCTGAAGCCGTCGAAGCAGGGCGGCGCGGACTTCAAGCAGGGCGCCAACATGGCCATCATCGGCGCCACCGCCATGGGCTCCAGCTTCTTCCAGTCGCTCGGCGTCGGCGACAAGATCTGGAACAACGGGCCCCTCGACACCCAGATCCAGTGGTTCCAGAACCTCCTCCCCTCCGTCTGCGGCTCAT CGTGCAAGACGTACCTGTCCAAGTCCCTGTTCGTGCTGGGCGAGCTGGGCGGGAACGACTACAACGCGCAGCTCTTCGGCGGCTACACGCCGGAGCAGGCGGCCGGGCAGAGCCCCACCATCGTGGACGCCATTGGCGCCGGCGCCGAGAAGCTCATCGGGCTGGGCGCCATGTACGTCGTCATCCCCGGGGTGCTCCCCGTCGGCTGCTTCCCCATCTACCTCACGCTCTACCAGACCTCCAACGCCGGCGACTACGACCAGTACGGCTGCCTGAAGCGGTTCAACGCGCTGTCGGCCCGCCACAACTCGCTGCTCCAGAGCAAGGTGACCAGCCTGCAGGGCAAGTACCCCTACGCCAAGATCATGTACGCCGACTTCTACTCCCACGTCTTCGACATGGTCAAGAGCCCCGCTAGCTACG GGTTCAGCACGAACCTGAGGGCGTgctgcggcgcgggcggcggcaagTACAACTACCAGAACGGGGCTAGGTGCGGCATGTCCGGCGCGTCGGCGTGCGGCAACCCATCGTCGTCGCTGAGCTGGGACGGGATCCACCTGACGGAGGCGGCCTACAAGAAGATCGCCGACGGCTGGGTCAACGGGCCCTACTGCCACCCGGCCATCCTCTCCTAG
- the LOC123170822 gene encoding short-chain dehydrogenase reductase 3a-like has product MVWSAAAELTARGVRVNAISPYAIAMPMGARSVMEMLRLPPGGADDEELIRRLFDEDINKMAGGVVLCVEDVARAAVFLASDDAGYITGHNLMVDGRFSVGKPLNVPAR; this is encoded by the coding sequence ATGGTGTGGTCCGCGGCGGCCGAGCTGACGGCGCGTGGTGTGAGGGTGAACGCCATCTCCCCGTATGCCATCGCGATGCCCATGGGGGCGCGCTCCGTGATGGAGATGCTGAGGCTTCCGCCGGGGGGCGCGGACGACGAAGAGTTGATCAGGCGGCTGTTCGATGAGGACATCAACAAGATGGCCGGCGGCGTGGTGCTGTGCGTGGAGGACGTTGCGAGGGCGGCGGTGTTCCTGGCGTCCGACGATGCCGGGTACATCACCGGGCATAATCTCATGGTGGACGGCAGGTTCTCCGTGGGGAAGCCGCTCAACGTCCCGGCACGTTAA